The following proteins are encoded in a genomic region of Athene noctua chromosome 9, bAthNoc1.hap1.1, whole genome shotgun sequence:
- the LOC141963739 gene encoding uncharacterized protein LOC141963739: MPPAAPSSGWRGVSLPGLALLTSHGRDGRSRAFPAVGSGAGAAAAGAGGAGEREGRRTSRACGQQPPRPAGGERLPLRVSEEPSAQSAAGRTASVRPGSARVTPGAERPRSERARLRVSEATSCKSRETPAYSFRGRSAGRVEFQKKRRGRRKEGERSIRPVQFSRQCREREPRPHLVRAVRHLHLLISGGQPGTWSCRRGREKANRRKSLTCQILLAARRTAVSPELLGPSHPSCVSWSLPVFLLDSSLSGAAQLFLLTCIFRLAWSISLSPSCRSSLSLPCTLPLLLPFSIPLCPAPCSY; this comes from the exons atgccgccggctgcgcccagctcgggctggcgtggggtgtctctgcccggcctggcgcttctcacgtcCCAcggaagggacgggcggagccgagccttcccggccgtgggcagcggggcgggagccgccgcggctggagctggaggggccggagaaagggaaggaaggagaacgtcaagggcatgtgggcagcagccgcctcgccctgcaggaggagagcgcctgcctctccgggtgagcgaggagccctctgcacagtccgcagcgggccggaccgccagcgtgcgcccggggtctgcgcgcgtcaccccaggcgcggaacggccgcggagcgagcgagcgaggctgcgtgtgtcggaagccacgtcttgtaagagccgagagacacccgcgtattcttttagggggaggtcagccgggcgagtggagtttcagaagaagaggaggggcaggaggaaggaaggagaaagaagcatcagacctgtccagttctcccggcagtgccgggagcgagagccgcg gcctcatctcgtaagagctgtgagacacctacatcttctcataagtggaggacagccaggcacctggagctgtagaagaggaagggagaaggcaaacagaaggaagagtctgacctgtcaaattctcctggcagcacggagaactgcagtaagtcccgagctcttgggcccctctcatccctcttgtgtgtcctggtccctccctgtctttctcctagactcctctctttctggtgctgctcaactttttttgctcacctgtatcttccgtcttgcttggagcatctccctgtccccatcttgtaggtcttccctttctctgccctgtaccctgccgctcttgttgcctttctccatccctctctgtccagctccctgttcctattga